The Pseudomonas sp. FP2309 genome has a window encoding:
- a CDS encoding transporter substrate-binding domain-containing protein, with the protein MPRCIKDYLIILSTGLCFSAAVPAQLQSDAEHFNLLSRAGSVQLETHLNKAQRQWLQNKRELVLGTASPDYPPFDFTSSRRDYEGLTADYAGLLTKALAVPVTVVRYPSREAAIRALENGDIDLLGSSNGFEAANPNLALSEPYAVDQPVLVTREGETRSLSDGLAGMRLALVYHYLPLDEVEKLYPDATIRAYPSYQNALNAVAFDQADVFLGDTISTHYMINKGYLKNVRMATFGKHEAYGFSFAISQRQRTLLSIVNTVLMAVPINEREAIAKRWSAGSAILLTDQKLQLTPREERWLKDNPVLKVTVNETYAPLTFFDADGNFRGITADLLELIRLRTGLRFDVQRGRDVETMIEQIEAGKTDIIGAIVPSVEREAQLNFSRPYLENSYVMLTRKENQAPTGLEEMEGKRLAITQGSPLKKFLRDNFPKIELVETGDTFKSTELLVKGDVDGAVNTLVVANYFLSAQMFQDKLQISFSIGTMPATFALATSRSATELSSILDKALLSIAPDELGVINSRWRGYRADSESYWRDYHQLIARIIMGTGLLLLISLTWNAYMRRQIKHRKMAERALNDQFEFMRALVNETPHPIYVRDRNGLLQTCNDSYLQVFGVRREDVIGKTAMQVSTALAEEAAQYHTDYQRVVAEGAPLILDRTLHIREKKLTIYHWILPYRDSDGEVQGIIGGWIDISERRQLFDELRAAKERADEANRAKSTFLATMSHEIRTPMNAVIGMLELTLKRADQGHLDRTAIEVAYNSARDLLELIGDILDIARIESGRLSLAPERVNLREVIESVVRVFDGLARQKTLSLLLEFKPELDNTEVLIDPLRFKQVLSNLVSNAIKFTERGQVKIKVAVLPTQTPQQVEMKLVVEDTGIGISRNDQVRLFEPFAQADNAGQLARSGAGLGLVICRSLCSMMGGQLSLSSVPMVGTQVHVSLKMTRLQPLLVTDEIKPETAATTPALNVLVVDDHPANRLLMCQQLGYLGHQFTAAQNGAAGFQAWRQAHFDLVIADCNMPIMNGYELSRSIREYEQREHLTPCVVLGFTANAQPEEKQRCAQAGMDDCLFKPISLTALERQLAQISPQAAGPMLDLGKFEAMTGGDPQMNRRLLEELLSSSRHDRQELLALMATQATPEAIIEQAHKIKGAARIVRAHSVASQCEAVEQVCARGDAPALIEAAVRSLEKLMLELERVLHQQLREMDAR; encoded by the coding sequence ATGCCCAGGTGTATAAAGGACTATCTGATTATATTGAGCACCGGCTTGTGCTTCAGTGCCGCTGTGCCCGCGCAATTGCAATCGGACGCGGAGCATTTCAACTTACTGAGTCGTGCAGGCTCGGTGCAACTGGAAACCCACCTGAACAAGGCCCAGCGCCAGTGGCTGCAAAACAAGCGCGAACTGGTATTAGGCACGGCGTCACCCGACTACCCTCCTTTTGACTTCACCTCCAGCAGGCGCGACTACGAAGGGCTCACCGCCGACTATGCTGGCCTGTTGACCAAGGCGTTGGCCGTGCCGGTAACGGTAGTGCGCTATCCCTCTCGAGAGGCTGCGATCCGCGCCCTTGAAAACGGCGATATCGATTTGCTCGGCTCCTCCAATGGCTTCGAGGCGGCCAACCCCAACCTGGCATTGTCGGAGCCGTATGCTGTAGACCAGCCGGTGTTGGTCACCCGTGAAGGCGAAACCCGCAGCCTCAGTGATGGCCTGGCCGGTATGCGCCTGGCGCTGGTCTATCACTACCTGCCGTTGGACGAGGTGGAAAAGCTCTACCCCGACGCGACCATCCGCGCCTACCCCTCTTATCAAAACGCCCTGAATGCGGTGGCATTCGACCAGGCCGACGTGTTTCTGGGCGATACCATTTCCACCCATTACATGATCAACAAGGGCTACCTGAAAAACGTTCGCATGGCCACCTTCGGCAAGCATGAGGCCTATGGATTCAGTTTTGCCATATCCCAGCGTCAGCGCACGTTGTTGAGTATCGTCAATACCGTATTGATGGCCGTGCCCATCAATGAACGGGAAGCGATCGCCAAACGCTGGAGCGCCGGCAGCGCTATCTTGCTGACCGACCAGAAGCTGCAACTGACCCCACGCGAAGAGCGCTGGCTCAAAGACAATCCGGTGCTCAAGGTGACCGTCAACGAAACCTATGCACCGCTGACGTTCTTCGATGCCGATGGCAATTTTCGCGGCATCACCGCTGACCTGCTGGAGCTGATTCGCCTGCGTACCGGGTTGCGCTTCGACGTCCAGCGCGGCCGCGACGTGGAGACCATGATCGAGCAAATCGAGGCGGGCAAGACCGATATCATTGGCGCGATCGTCCCCAGCGTCGAACGGGAAGCGCAACTGAACTTCAGTCGACCCTATCTGGAAAATTCCTACGTGATGTTGACGCGCAAGGAAAACCAGGCGCCCACCGGCCTGGAAGAGATGGAAGGCAAGCGCCTGGCGATCACCCAAGGCAGCCCGTTGAAAAAGTTCCTGCGTGACAATTTCCCAAAAATTGAACTGGTGGAAACCGGCGATACCTTCAAGTCGACCGAGCTACTGGTAAAAGGCGATGTGGACGGCGCCGTCAACACCCTGGTGGTCGCCAACTACTTCCTCTCGGCGCAGATGTTCCAGGACAAGCTTCAAATCAGCTTCAGCATCGGTACGATGCCGGCCACCTTTGCCCTGGCCACATCACGCAGCGCGACCGAGCTCAGCTCGATACTCGACAAGGCCCTGCTCAGCATCGCGCCGGACGAACTGGGGGTCATCAACAGTCGCTGGCGGGGCTACCGCGCCGACTCCGAGAGCTATTGGCGCGACTACCACCAACTGATCGCCCGCATCATCATGGGCACCGGGCTGCTGCTGCTGATTTCCCTGACCTGGAATGCCTACATGCGCCGTCAGATCAAGCACCGGAAGATGGCCGAACGCGCCCTCAACGACCAGTTCGAATTCATGCGCGCCCTGGTCAATGAAACCCCGCACCCGATTTACGTACGAGACCGCAACGGCCTGCTGCAGACCTGCAACGACAGCTACCTGCAGGTGTTCGGGGTCAGGCGGGAGGACGTGATCGGCAAAACCGCGATGCAAGTCAGCACCGCCCTTGCCGAAGAAGCGGCGCAATACCATACCGACTATCAACGCGTAGTGGCCGAAGGCGCCCCGCTGATCCTGGACCGAACCCTGCATATTCGCGAAAAAAAACTCACGATCTACCACTGGATCCTGCCGTACCGCGACTCCGACGGCGAGGTACAAGGCATTATCGGGGGCTGGATCGACATCAGCGAGCGCCGCCAACTGTTCGACGAACTGCGCGCCGCCAAGGAGCGTGCCGACGAGGCAAATCGGGCCAAGAGTACCTTTCTGGCCACCATGAGCCACGAAATACGCACACCAATGAACGCCGTGATCGGCATGCTGGAGCTGACGCTCAAGCGCGCGGACCAGGGTCACCTCGACCGTACGGCCATCGAAGTGGCCTACAACTCAGCCAGGGACCTGCTGGAACTGATCGGCGATATCCTCGATATCGCGCGTATTGAATCCGGCCGCCTGAGCCTGGCGCCGGAACGCGTGAACCTGCGGGAGGTGATCGAGTCCGTGGTGCGGGTGTTCGACGGCCTTGCACGCCAGAAAACCCTGAGCCTGCTGCTGGAATTCAAGCCCGAGCTGGATAACACCGAGGTACTGATAGACCCGCTGCGTTTCAAGCAAGTGCTGTCAAACCTGGTCAGCAACGCCATCAAGTTCACCGAACGCGGCCAGGTGAAAATCAAGGTAGCGGTGTTACCCACCCAAACGCCGCAACAGGTCGAAATGAAACTGGTGGTGGAGGACACCGGCATCGGTATCAGTCGCAATGACCAGGTACGCCTGTTCGAACCCTTTGCCCAGGCCGACAATGCCGGACAGTTGGCCAGGAGTGGCGCGGGCCTGGGGCTGGTGATCTGCCGCAGCCTGTGCAGCATGATGGGCGGACAACTGAGCCTGAGCAGCGTGCCGATGGTGGGCACGCAAGTGCATGTCAGCCTGAAGATGACTCGTCTGCAACCGTTGCTCGTCACCGATGAAATCAAGCCCGAGACAGCCGCGACCACCCCTGCGCTCAATGTGCTGGTCGTGGACGATCACCCGGCAAACCGCCTGCTGATGTGCCAGCAGCTCGGTTACCTCGGTCACCAGTTTACGGCCGCGCAAAACGGCGCGGCAGGCTTCCAGGCCTGGCGCCAGGCGCACTTCGATCTGGTGATCGCCGACTGCAACATGCCAATCATGAACGGCTACGAATTGAGCCGTTCGATACGCGAATACGAGCAGCGCGAACACCTTACGCCATGTGTGGTGCTGGGCTTTACCGCCAATGCCCAGCCCGAAGAGAAGCAGCGCTGCGCCCAGGCAGGTATGGACGACTGCCTGTTCAAGCCGATCAGCCTGACGGCGCTGGAACGGCAATTGGCGCAAATCAGCCCTCAAGCGGCTGGCCCGATGCTTGACCTCGGCAAGTTCGAGGCCATGACCGGTGGCGATCCCCAGATGAACCGGCGCCTGCTGGAGGAGCTGCTGAGCAGCAGCCGACACGACCGGCAGGAACTCCTCGCGCTGATGGCGACGCAGGCGACGCCCGAAGCGATTATCGAGCAAGCCCACAAGATCAAGGGCGCCGCCCGCATCGTCAGAGCCCACTCAGTGGCTTCGCAATGCGAAGCCGTTGAACAGGTATGTGCCCGCGGCGATGCCCCTGCCTTGATCGAAGCCGCTGTGAGGTCTCTGGAAAAACTGATGCTGGAACTGGAACGGGTGCTGCACCAGCAACTGCGGGAAATGGACGCCAGATAG
- a CDS encoding response regulator transcription factor — MNTVFIIDDHPVIRLAIRMLLEHEGYKVVGETDNGCDAIQMVRECLPDLIILDISIPKLDGLEVLCRFNAMNTSMKTLVLTAQSPTLFATRCMRSGADGYVCKEGDLSELLSAIRAVLSGYNYFPSQALTTAGVDCRELELFKAVNDRELMVLQLFAQGRTNKEIAKGMFLSNKTVSTYKKRLMQKLQAKSLVELIELAKRNALV; from the coding sequence ATGAACACCGTTTTTATTATCGACGATCACCCGGTTATAAGGCTTGCCATCCGCATGCTGTTGGAACATGAAGGTTACAAAGTAGTCGGAGAGACAGATAACGGATGCGACGCCATTCAAATGGTGCGCGAGTGCCTGCCGGACTTGATTATTCTGGATATCAGCATTCCGAAACTGGATGGGCTCGAAGTGCTCTGCCGATTCAACGCAATGAACACCTCAATGAAAACCCTGGTGCTGACAGCTCAGTCCCCCACGCTATTCGCCACGCGCTGCATGCGCTCCGGCGCCGACGGTTATGTGTGCAAGGAAGGCGACCTGAGCGAGCTGCTGAGCGCAATCCGCGCCGTACTATCCGGTTATAACTATTTCCCGAGCCAGGCGTTGACTACCGCCGGTGTCGATTGCCGGGAACTCGAACTGTTCAAGGCGGTTAACGACCGCGAACTGATGGTATTGCAACTTTTTGCCCAAGGCCGCACCAATAAGGAAATTGCCAAAGGCATGTTTCTGAGCAATAAAACAGTCAGCACTTATAAAAAGAGGCTCATGCAAAAACTTCAAGCCAAGTCCTTGGTAGAACTTATCGAGCTGGCAAAACGAAACGCGCTAGTGTGA
- a CDS encoding response regulator, translating into MPNYPLRILLVEDHPFQLLATQCLLRSFGFERLTPAENAEQAIHLMTLADTPFDVLLCDQCLPDLPGLELIEIASRRGFITTAILLSGLPSAELSNLLTQALTRDLPLLGYLPKPLNKDELLYLIRPLSSLST; encoded by the coding sequence ATGCCCAACTATCCCCTTCGTATCCTGTTGGTGGAGGACCATCCCTTCCAATTGCTGGCCACCCAGTGCCTGCTTAGAAGCTTTGGCTTCGAGCGGCTGACCCCTGCGGAAAACGCCGAACAAGCGATCCATTTGATGACGCTGGCAGACACCCCCTTTGACGTCCTTCTATGCGACCAATGCCTGCCCGACCTGCCCGGGCTTGAGCTGATAGAGATCGCCAGCCGCCGAGGTTTTATCACCACCGCGATCCTGCTCAGCGGGCTGCCCTCGGCAGAACTTTCAAACTTACTGACTCAGGCATTGACGCGCGACCTGCCGCTGCTGGGTTACTTGCCAAAACCTTTGAACAAAGATGAGCTTTTATATTTGATTCGCCCACTAAGTTCGTTATCGACGTAG
- a CDS encoding deoxyguanosinetriphosphate triphosphohydrolase, with the protein MDWPTLLNRERLGKPLHSPEELGRSPFHKDHDRIIFSGAFRRLGRKTQVHPVSSNDHIHTRLTHSLEVSCVGRSLGMRVGETLRSALPDWCDPSDLGMVVQSACLAHDIGNPPFGHSGEDAIRHWFQQAAGRGWLDDMSSAERNDFLNFEGNAQGFRVLTQLEYHQFDGGTRLTYATLGTYLKYPWSARHADSLGYKKHKFGCYQSELPILEQIAHKLGLPQLEEQRWARHPLVYLMEAADDICYALIDLEDGLEMDLLEYAEVESLLLDLVGDDLPQTYRQLGASDSRRRKLAILRGKAIEHLTNAAARAFVEQQDALLAGTLPGDLVEHMHGPAKRCVLDAKDMARKKIFQDKRKTLHEIGAYTTLEILLNAFCGAALEQHGGRTPSFKNRRILDLLGNNAPNPEWPLHTSFLRMIDFIAGMTDSYATEMAREMTGRSSPQ; encoded by the coding sequence TTGGATTGGCCCACCCTGCTGAACCGCGAACGTCTTGGAAAACCCCTGCATAGCCCGGAAGAATTGGGCCGCAGCCCGTTTCACAAAGACCACGACCGCATTATTTTCTCCGGCGCGTTCCGCCGCCTGGGCCGCAAGACCCAAGTGCATCCGGTGTCGAGTAACGACCACATCCACACACGCTTGACCCACTCCCTGGAAGTCAGTTGCGTGGGCCGCTCCCTCGGCATGCGTGTGGGCGAAACCCTGCGCAGCGCCCTGCCCGACTGGTGCGACCCCAGCGATTTGGGCATGGTGGTGCAATCGGCCTGCCTGGCCCATGACATCGGCAACCCACCTTTCGGCCACTCTGGCGAAGACGCTATCCGGCACTGGTTCCAACAGGCGGCCGGGCGTGGCTGGCTGGATGATATGAGCAGCGCCGAGCGCAATGACTTCCTCAATTTCGAAGGCAATGCACAAGGTTTTCGGGTGCTGACCCAGCTGGAATACCACCAGTTCGACGGCGGTACGCGGCTGACTTACGCCACGTTGGGCACCTACCTGAAATATCCCTGGAGCGCCCGCCACGCCGACTCCCTGGGCTACAAAAAACACAAGTTCGGTTGCTACCAGAGCGAACTGCCGATCCTCGAACAGATCGCCCACAAACTGGGCCTGCCGCAACTCGAGGAGCAACGCTGGGCCCGTCACCCCCTGGTCTATCTGATGGAGGCCGCCGACGACATCTGTTATGCCCTGATCGATCTGGAAGATGGCCTGGAGATGGACCTGCTGGAATACGCAGAGGTCGAGTCTCTGCTGCTTGACCTGGTGGGCGACGACCTGCCACAGACCTATCGGCAGCTGGGGGCGTCGGACTCGCGCCGGCGCAAGCTGGCGATCCTGCGCGGCAAAGCCATCGAGCACCTGACCAACGCCGCGGCACGCGCGTTTGTCGAGCAGCAGGACGCCTTGCTGGCGGGCACACTGCCCGGCGATCTGGTGGAGCACATGCACGGTCCAGCCAAACGCTGCGTGCTGGATGCAAAAGACATGGCGCGTAAGAAAATCTTCCAGGACAAACGCAAGACCCTGCATGAGATCGGGGCCTACACCACGCTGGAGATTCTGCTGAACGCCTTCTGTGGTGCGGCACTGGAACAGCATGGCGGGCGCACGCCGTCGTTCAAGAACCGGCGCATTCTCGACCTGCTTGGGAACAATGCGCCCAACCCCGAATGGCCATTGCACACATCGTTCCTACGCATGATCGACTTTATCGCAGGCATGACCGACAGCTATGCCACCGAGATGGCGCGGGAAATGACCGGGCGTTCAAGCCCTCAATAA
- a CDS encoding EAL domain-containing protein codes for MIDGQPLACFQPFIDTATGRIAGVEALGRLRQADGRLQSVGPLFADPRTPGVALRRLDRQIRDNALSRLHEAPEDWFLSLNISPRWITRLRPGQALPSLQQVQAHGVDPQRIVFEITELGGDIQRLAEVVARYREAGARIAIDDFGAGYSQLDRVLALQPDILKLDMRLFQAAARGGPSSDVVRALAQMAEKTGCWIIAEGVETEAQLSFALECGSRYVQGYLFAQAQLDLFATDTFVAQFAHLRTMYVQQKLAERGRIMHLREQLTELMKILQTWAQGHAPLSLLPQLPDFPWLLRFYQCDRHGTQLTPNFEWRQDAWQTDSRYLGHNWSWRPYFYHLLAEGWDERRLTLSSTYRDATTNQYCLTAGQFFDNGQRLLLIDIDAAGL; via the coding sequence GTGATCGACGGGCAACCGCTCGCCTGTTTCCAGCCGTTCATCGATACCGCCACCGGCCGTATTGCCGGCGTTGAGGCCCTGGGCCGGCTGCGCCAGGCTGACGGCCGTTTGCAGTCCGTGGGCCCGCTGTTCGCCGACCCGCGTACACCGGGCGTGGCCTTGCGCCGCCTTGACCGGCAGATCCGCGACAATGCCTTGAGCCGCCTGCATGAAGCGCCCGAAGACTGGTTCCTGAGCCTGAACATTTCGCCGCGCTGGATCACCCGTCTGCGCCCGGGCCAGGCACTGCCGAGCTTGCAGCAGGTGCAGGCCCACGGTGTCGACCCGCAACGCATCGTGTTCGAGATCACTGAACTGGGCGGCGACATCCAGCGCCTGGCCGAGGTGGTAGCGCGCTATCGCGAGGCCGGTGCGCGCATCGCCATCGACGACTTCGGTGCCGGTTACTCCCAGCTTGACCGGGTGCTCGCGTTGCAACCGGACATTCTCAAACTGGATATGCGCCTGTTCCAGGCCGCCGCCCGAGGCGGGCCAAGCAGCGACGTGGTGCGGGCGCTGGCGCAGATGGCGGAAAAGACCGGTTGCTGGATCATTGCCGAAGGCGTGGAAACCGAAGCGCAACTGAGCTTTGCCCTGGAATGCGGTTCACGCTATGTGCAGGGCTATTTATTTGCCCAGGCGCAACTGGACCTGTTCGCCACCGATACGTTCGTAGCGCAGTTCGCCCACCTGCGCACGATGTACGTCCAACAGAAGCTGGCCGAACGCGGACGCATCATGCACCTGCGCGAGCAACTGACCGAACTGATGAAAATCCTGCAGACCTGGGCCCAGGGCCATGCGCCACTCTCCTTGTTGCCGCAACTGCCGGATTTCCCCTGGCTGCTGCGCTTTTACCAGTGCGACCGGCATGGCACGCAACTGACGCCCAACTTCGAATGGCGCCAGGACGCCTGGCAAACCGACAGCCGCTACCTGGGCCATAACTGGTCGTGGCGCCCGTACTTCTACCACCTGCTGGCCGAAGGCTGGGACGAGCGGCGCCTGACCCTGTCCTCCACGTATCGCGATGCCACCACCAACCAGTACTGCCTCACCGCCGGACAATTCTTCGATAACGGTCAGCGCTTGCTGTTAATCGATATCGACGCGGCTGGTCTGTAG
- a CDS encoding phage holin family protein — translation MAIGENGSSTGTSSTSRRLGAAVLGLLHSHVELFGIELQEQKARTVSLLLFAGLALVFALLLLVGLSTLVMILVWDTGYRLTGIICLCVFYSLAAAFCGVRLKAAVFDESTPFHATLEELANDRERLLP, via the coding sequence ATGGCTATCGGCGAAAACGGCTCGTCCACGGGCACAAGCTCCACTTCACGACGCCTGGGCGCAGCCGTTCTTGGCTTGCTGCACAGCCACGTCGAACTGTTCGGCATCGAATTGCAGGAGCAGAAGGCACGCACTGTGAGCCTGCTGTTGTTCGCAGGCCTGGCACTGGTATTCGCCCTGCTGTTGCTGGTGGGGTTGTCGACGCTGGTGATGATCCTGGTATGGGACACCGGCTACCGCCTGACCGGGATCATCTGCCTGTGCGTGTTCTACAGCCTGGCCGCCGCGTTTTGCGGGGTGCGGCTCAAGGCCGCGGTGTTCGATGAATCCACGCCTTTCCATGCCACCCTCGAAGAGCTGGCCAATGACCGGGAGCGCCTGCTGCCATGA
- a CDS encoding YqjD family protein — MARKTAQTAQEILMADFQTLVSDTEKLLDDTAILAGDQADELRSKIHESLLKARETLQLTEDSLRERSQAAITATEDYVQANPWQSVGIAAGVGFLIGLLATRR; from the coding sequence ATGGCCAGAAAAACAGCACAGACCGCCCAAGAAATACTGATGGCGGATTTTCAAACCCTGGTCAGTGACACCGAAAAGTTGCTCGATGACACCGCGATTCTGGCCGGTGACCAGGCCGACGAGCTGCGCAGCAAGATTCATGAGAGCCTGCTCAAGGCCCGTGAAACCCTGCAACTGACCGAAGACTCGCTGCGCGAACGCAGCCAGGCAGCGATCACTGCCACTGAAGATTATGTGCAGGCCAACCCTTGGCAGTCGGTGGGTATTGCCGCCGGCGTGGGCTTTCTGATCGGCCTGCTGGCCACAAGGCGCTAA
- a CDS encoding ammonium transporter, which produces MENLQSAVDTLVHSSNTLFILIGAVMVLAMHAGFAFLEVGTVRQKNQVNALSKILSDFAISTLAYFFIGYWISYGVSFMQPAAVISADHGYGLVKFFFLLTFAAAIPAIISGGIAERAKFAPQLCATALIVAFIYPFFEGMVWNGNFGVQAWLLATFGASFHDFAGSVVVHAMGGWLALAAVLLLGPRNGRYREGRLVAFAPSSIPFLALGSWILIVGWFGFNVMSAQTLSGVSGLVAVNSLMAMVGGTVAALVIGRNDPGFLHNGPLAGLVAICAGSDLMHPVGALVTGVVAGGLFVWCFIAAQDRWKIDDVLGVWPLHGLCGVWGGIACGIFGQTALGGLGGVSLISQLIGTGLGVAVAFGGGLLVYGVIKRVHGLRLSQEQEYYGADLSIHKIGAVSQD; this is translated from the coding sequence ATGGAAAATTTGCAAAGTGCGGTGGACACCCTCGTCCATAGCTCCAACACCCTGTTTATTCTGATCGGTGCGGTCATGGTGCTGGCCATGCATGCCGGTTTCGCGTTTCTTGAAGTCGGCACCGTGCGCCAGAAAAACCAGGTCAATGCCCTGTCCAAGATCCTCAGCGACTTCGCCATCTCCACGCTGGCTTATTTCTTTATAGGCTACTGGATCTCTTACGGCGTGAGCTTCATGCAACCGGCGGCCGTGATCAGTGCCGACCACGGTTATGGCCTGGTGAAATTCTTCTTCTTGCTGACGTTTGCCGCAGCGATCCCGGCGATTATTTCCGGGGGTATCGCCGAGCGTGCAAAGTTCGCTCCGCAGTTGTGCGCCACGGCGTTGATCGTGGCGTTTATCTACCCGTTTTTCGAAGGCATGGTGTGGAACGGCAATTTCGGCGTGCAAGCCTGGCTGCTTGCCACCTTCGGCGCCAGTTTCCATGACTTCGCCGGTTCGGTGGTGGTGCACGCCATGGGTGGCTGGCTGGCGCTGGCGGCGGTGTTGCTGCTGGGCCCGCGCAACGGGCGCTACCGCGAAGGGCGGCTGGTGGCCTTTGCGCCGTCGAGTATTCCGTTCCTGGCGCTTGGGTCGTGGATCCTCATCGTCGGCTGGTTCGGTTTTAACGTGATGAGTGCGCAGACCCTGAGTGGTGTCAGCGGCCTGGTGGCGGTCAATTCGCTGATGGCCATGGTCGGTGGCACCGTCGCCGCGCTGGTGATCGGGCGCAATGACCCCGGCTTCCTGCACAACGGCCCCCTGGCCGGGCTGGTGGCGATATGCGCCGGTTCCGATCTGATGCACCCGGTGGGCGCGCTGGTCACCGGTGTGGTCGCCGGCGGGCTGTTCGTGTGGTGTTTCATCGCGGCCCAGGATCGCTGGAAGATCGACGATGTGCTGGGGGTATGGCCACTGCATGGCCTGTGCGGCGTGTGGGGCGGGATTGCCTGCGGCATCTTTGGCCAGACGGCGCTCGGCGGCTTGGGCGGTGTGAGCCTGATCAGCCAGTTGATTGGCACCGGCCTGGGCGTGGCGGTGGCGTTTGGCGGTGGACTGCTGGTGTACGGCGTGATCAAGCGCGTGCACGGGCTACGCCTGAGCCAGGAGCAGGAGTATTACGGCGCGGATCTGTCGATCCATAAGATCGGCGCGGTCAGTCAGGATTGA
- a CDS encoding monovalent cation:proton antiporter-2 (CPA2) family protein: MRVFANLLIILASSLVVIALFRRLQLPPVLGYLCVGLAVGPTALDWVNDSEALPDLAELGVVFLLFSLGLEFSLTKMLALRRVVFGLGSLQVLGCAALLGGLLMALGVAPGIALLLGAGLALSSTAIVSKELTSLGEIFSSHGQNAIGVLLFQDVVAVLLLTLVPVFAGHSDQVWYLALPLTLGKTVVLFVGLLLASRWLLPRLFKEVAASRSAELFVLLALVIVLLTAWLTHLLGLSPALGAFLAGMLLGESHYRHQIEADIRPFRDILLGLFFVSIGMLIDLQLFLSHGLLILGLTLTLMLVKGGVVALLVKLRGSDSETAWRSGLALAQGGEFCFALMAQMQQSRLIPDQFNGLLLAATFCSMLLTPLLLRAAPAIALRLHRKPNQQVQLEQITALNAQLHGHAVICGYGRVGQSIGRFLRHEGQAFIALDDDPERVQEAATEDSSVHYGDCRRGALLSAVGLERARLVVIAVDNSDVALVVLKEARRINAQVPILVRTRDDSQLAELKAAGASEVVPELLESSLMLASHALILLGMPDQQVQARVDQVRHSRYRLLHGFYTHTDPDEETPINPD, translated from the coding sequence ATGCGTGTGTTTGCCAACCTGCTGATCATTCTGGCCTCATCCCTGGTGGTGATTGCGCTGTTTCGCCGGCTGCAACTGCCCCCCGTGCTGGGCTACCTGTGTGTGGGCCTGGCTGTGGGGCCCACCGCGCTGGATTGGGTGAATGACAGCGAAGCGTTACCCGACCTCGCTGAACTGGGTGTGGTGTTCCTGCTGTTCTCCCTGGGCCTGGAGTTCTCCCTGACCAAGATGCTGGCCCTGCGCCGCGTGGTCTTTGGCCTGGGCAGTTTGCAAGTGCTGGGGTGTGCGGCGCTGCTGGGGGGCTTGTTGATGGCCCTGGGGGTGGCACCGGGCATAGCGTTGCTGCTCGGTGCGGGGTTGGCGCTGTCGTCCACGGCGATCGTCAGCAAGGAGCTGACCAGCCTCGGGGAAATTTTCAGCAGCCATGGGCAGAATGCGATTGGCGTACTGCTGTTTCAGGACGTAGTCGCCGTGTTGCTGCTGACATTGGTCCCGGTGTTTGCCGGCCACAGCGACCAGGTCTGGTACCTGGCCTTGCCGCTGACCCTGGGCAAAACCGTGGTGCTGTTCGTTGGCCTGCTGCTGGCCAGTCGCTGGTTATTGCCGCGTCTGTTTAAGGAAGTGGCCGCGTCCCGTTCCGCAGAGCTGTTTGTGCTGTTGGCACTGGTGATCGTATTGCTCACCGCCTGGTTGACTCACCTGCTCGGCCTGTCGCCGGCCCTTGGCGCGTTTCTGGCCGGCATGCTGCTGGGGGAAAGCCATTATCGCCACCAGATCGAAGCGGACATCCGACCCTTTCGCGACATTCTGCTGGGCCTGTTTTTTGTCAGCATCGGTATGCTCATCGACCTGCAGCTATTCCTCAGCCACGGCCTGTTGATTCTCGGCCTGACCCTCACGCTGATGCTGGTCAAGGGTGGCGTGGTCGCCCTACTGGTCAAGCTGCGCGGCAGCGACAGTGAAACCGCCTGGCGCAGCGGCCTGGCCCTGGCCCAGGGCGGTGAGTTCTGTTTTGCGCTGATGGCGCAGATGCAGCAAAGCCGGCTGATCCCGGACCAGTTCAATGGCTTGCTGCTGGCCGCCACCTTCTGCTCGATGTTGCTGACCCCGCTGCTGTTGCGCGCCGCGCCGGCCATCGCCCTGCGCCTGCACCGCAAACCCAACCAGCAAGTGCAATTGGAGCAAATCACTGCGCTCAACGCTCAGCTACACGGCCATGCGGTGATCTGTGGCTACGGCCGTGTCGGCCAATCTATCGGGCGTTTTCTGCGCCACGAGGGGCAAGCGTTCATCGCCCTGGATGACGACCCCGAACGTGTACAGGAGGCCGCGACCGAGGACAGCAGCGTGCATTACGGCGACTGTCGTCGAGGCGCCCTGCTCAGCGCGGTGGGCCTGGAACGCGCGCGCCTGGTGGTGATTGCGGTGGACAACAGCGATGTGGCCCTGGTGGTGCTCAAGGAAGCGCGCCGCATCAACGCCCAGGTACCGATCCTGGTGCGCACGCGCGACGACAGCCAGTTGGCCGAACTGAAAGCCGCGGGCGCCAGCGAAGTGGTGCCCGAGTTGCTGGAGTCGAGCCTGATGCTTGCCTCCCACGCCTTGATTCTGCTGGGCATGCCGGACCAGCAGGTGCAGGCGCGGGTCGATCAAGTGCGGCACTCGCGCTATCGCCTGCTGCACGGCTTCTACACACACACGGATCCCGATGAAGAAACGCCGATCAATCCTGACTGA